In one Plasmodium reichenowi strain SY57 chromosome 7, whole genome shotgun sequence genomic region, the following are encoded:
- a CDS encoding hypothetical protein (conserved Plasmodium protein, unknown function): MSEEKGAYLVFDNASNGTLFIVWKKEKVENALMFIKPTKEVPEFKFVNRNGKNELIRNLQSDKKLFYSGICQFVKEAKDIKGKLTLLQHFDSSFPIKVDLYFLKGSKVMPLNTGEPFVVQDIDAMSVLPKGSSSLKVKTMAKDMFVSRGNTEGASISF, encoded by the exons ATGTCAGAAGAAAAGGGAGCTTATTTGGTCTTTGACAATGCATCGAATGGGactttatttattgtatggaaaaaagaaaaagttGAAAATGCTTTAATGTTTATAAAACCAACAAAAGAGGTTCCAGAATTTAAATTCGTGAATAGAAATggaaaaaatgaattaatCAGAAATTTACAG tcggacaaaaaattattttattctgGAATATGCCAATTTGTTAAAGAAGcaaaagatataaaaggaaaattaACTTTATTACAACATTTTGATTCTTCTTTTCCTATAAAAGTGgatttgtattttttaaaaggaAGCAAg GTCATGCCACTTAATACAGGAGAACCTTTTGTTGTTCAAGACATTGATGCTATGAGTGTTTTACCAAAAGGATCAAGTTCATTAAAAGTAAAAACGATGGCAAAGGATATGTTTGTTTCTAGAGGGAATACAGAAGGAGCTAGTATATCCTTTTAA